Genomic window (Gammaproteobacteria bacterium):
CCACTGGCCACCGTCGCGCTCGGTGGCAGCGGCGTGCGCCGCGCCATGATGTGGGCGGGAGCGCTGTTGCAGGCGCCCTACCGCGACATGGCGGCGCAGCGCGCCGTGGAGCCCTACGGCGTCTACGTGGCCTTCTTCGCCTACGGTTCGCCCGCCTCCCGCTTCGAACTGCTGGCCGGCCGGCGCATCACCGCGGTCGATGGCCGGCCGGTGCCGGATACCGACGCCTTCATCGCCGCCGTCCGCGGCAGGCCCGACCGCGCCCCGGTGCGGCTGACCACGGTCAGCTGGAACGGCTTCACCGACGTGCTGACGCTGAAGCTCGACCAGATCTACTGGCCGGCCTACGAGATCGCCTGGCAAGCGCCCGACTGCGGCGCCGGCAGCAACGCCGCCAGTCCCTGCGCCCGCAGCGCCGACTGGCTTGCGCGGCCACTGCAATGAGCCGGCAGCAGGCAGACTGCGGCAGGAGGTGAGGCATCGTGGATCACGCTTTCTGGATGGAGCGCTGGAAGCTGGGCCAGATCGGCTTCCACCGCAGCGACGTGAACGGCATGCTGCTGCGCCACCATGCGGTGCTCGGTGCCGCCTCGCGCGTGCTGGTGCCCCTGTGCGGCAAGAGCCTCGACCTGGACTGGCTGGCGGCGCAGGGACATGAGGTGGTGGGCATCGAGCTGAGCCGGCTGGCGGCCGATGCCTTCTTCGCCGAACACCGCCTGCAGCCCACGGTGGAGGTGTTGCCCGCGGCCACGCGGCTGAAGGCCGGCCGCATCGAGATCCTCTGTGGTGATTTCTTCGCCATCGGTGCGCAGGACCTGGGTCGCGTGGATGCCTGGTACGATCGCGCCGCGCTGATCGCCCTGCCCGCAGCGATGCGTGGGGCCTACGTGGACCATCTGGCGAAACTGCTGGCGCCAGGCGCCCGCGGCCTGCTGGTGACGCTGGACTACACGCCCGCGACAGCCCAGGGACCGCCCTTTGCGGTGGACGAAGCCGAGGTTCGGGCGCGCCACGCGCGCGATTTCACCGTGACCAGCCTGGAGCGCAACGACGTGCTCGGGCAGGAGCCGCGCTTCCAGGAGCGGGGCATCACCGCGATGCACGAGCAGGCCTACGCGCTGCGGCGCCGGCCCTCCGGCGGTGAAGCGACCGGCTAGCGGGCCGGATCGGGCCTGAGCGCGGCGAAGCGCGCCTGCCAGTCGGCAGGCGGCGGGCCGGCGAGGCGATGGACCTCGAAGGTGCGGAACTTCGCCTCGGGGTGGCGCAGGGCCTCGACGCAGACGATGGCGACATCCTCGCGCGGGATGGACAGCACGCGCGTGCCCACCGGCGTGTCCCCCTGCTCGAAGGCGATGTCGCTGATGCCACCGGGCTCGTTGAGCAGGCCGCCCGGACGGATCACCGTGTAGGCGAGGCCGCTGGCCCTCAGGTAGTCCTCGCCCTTGAGCTTCCAGACCAGCACGTTGCCGAACATGCGATTGAGCGGATGGTCGGCCTGGGTCACGCCGCGCGAGGAGATCAGCACGAACTGCCGGACCCTGGCGGCCCTGGCCGCGTCGACCAGGTTGCGCACGCCCTGGTAGTCGATCATTTCCGGCCGGTCCGGGCCGTCCTTGCCGCGGGCTCCGATGCTGGAGATCACCGCGAAGGCGCCCGCCGTGGCGGTCTTCACGGCCGCCGCATCCTTCACGTCGCCCTGCACGTAGTCGACGTCCGCGCCGAGTTGCTCCCGGGCCTTGTCGGTGTCACGGACCAGCGCCCGCACGCGGTAGCCCTGCTGCTGCAGGTGCCTGACGATCTGCATGCCGGTCTGGCCGGTGGCGCCGGCGACCAGCACGGTCTTCGATGGCTTGCCCATGCCGGTGCAGGCAACAGCCGTGCAGGCGAGGAGCGCCAGCGCCAGGCGGCGCGTCAGCGCGGAGAATGGCTGGAACATCTGCTGGAGACTCCCTCGGTATCAGCTGCGGCGCAAGGATAGCGCATTGCCGCTGCGGTTCGGCAGCCGGCTCAGGCGGCGGGCAGGCGCCAGCCGGCAATGCCGGTGAGCAGCCAGGCAGCCATGAAGGAGCTGCCGCCGAGCGGAGCCACTTCGACCAGCATTTCGGGGGCGCCGAACGTGGTGGCGTAGATGCTGCCGGGGAACAGCACCAGGCCGGTCATCATCAGCGCCGCGGCCAGCCGCAGCAGCTTCGAGGCCGGCGCCTTCGCCAGCATGAAGCCGATGATGATGAGGCCGATGGAATGGTGGATCTGGAACTGGGTGGCCCAGCCCCAGGATGCCAGCTTCGCCTCCGGTACCTTGCCGGGCAGGCCGTGGAAGCCATAGGCACTGAGCATGGCGGCCAGCATCAGGCTGACGCCCGCGATCAGGAACAGGGTGCGGGAAAGGCGGGGCATGGGGTCTCTCCTCTGGGGCGTGGACCGGCCGGCGCCCAGTATACGGGCGCCGCTGCGTCGCACACCCCGTCCCGAGCCGGCCGGTTCCAGGGCGGTGCTATGCTGCCCGCAGCGGATGGACGGAGATCGACGGAATGGAGGGCCGGAGGCGGATTCGGGCCATGCTGGTGTCCATGGGGCTGGTGCTGCTGGCGCCGGCCTGCAGCCTGGTCGAGCCGGAACCGCTGGATCCTCCGGCGGTGACCCTGCGCAGCCTGGAACCCGAGGCGCTGGGCATCAACAGCCAGGTGTTCCGTGCGCGGCTCGGCCTGTTCAATCCCAATACCGTGCCGCTGAAGATCTCGCGGGGTGAGCTGCGGCTGGAGCTGGGCGGCGTGGGGGCGGCCACCGGACGCACCCTGGCCCCGCTGGAGGTTCCACCCGGCGCCGCGGTGGACGCCGACATCCGTGTCACAACCCACCTGCTGCGCGATGGTCCCGCGCTGCTGCGCGCACTGACCGCCGACGCCACCGGTCAGGGCCTGGAGTACTCGCTGGAGGGCGTCGTCTACGTGGAACGGCGCGGCCCGGATCGGCTACCCATCGCCGCCAGCGGCCGCATCGGCCTGCCCGTGCCGCCAGCCGGGCCGGTGCCTCCTGCCGGATTCACGCCACCGGCTCGCGGCGACTCCGGCCAGGCGCTATGATCGCCCAAGGTTTGGACGGTTTCCCCGCAACAGGCTGCGAGCGCGGCCATGGACGACAGCATGAGCAATCCCCCCCTGCGTGAGCGCGTCGCCCGCGAGCGTCGGCGGCTGAAGTCGGTACGCCAGGCACTGTCGGCAGCCCTGGAGAACGGCGCGCGGGGCAATCCGGCCTACCTGCCTTTCTATATCGCCGAGGGGGACTACATCGAAGCCGCCATGCACCGCCTGCATATCCAGGACGTGCGCATGGGGGAAATGATCCGTTCCCGCCTGGGAACCCCGCTGGATGCCGATGCCCAGCGGGCGCTCGACGACCTCGACACGCGCCTCGGTGAAAACCAGCGTCATCTCCGCGCGCTGATCGTGGCCCGCGATGCGCTGCGGGCACAGGGCGCCGCCGCGGTCGGGGAATTCGAGCGGGTTGCCCGCGCCTATACCGCCTACATCACCGCCAACATGGGACACCATGGCGCCATCACCGAGCTGGCGCAGAAGCTCTTCTCCATTGACGACTGGACCTACATGGCCGGCGTGACCGAGGCGGAGATGAGCCTGGAGCAGGAACTCTACGACCAGGTGTTCGCCGCGCTGCCGGCGGGCGTGACGGCCCCCACCGAGGCCTAGTCCGGGCCGGGCGGCCCGGTAGCCATCAGACGGCTTCTGCGCGGGCGATGTGCCCGGCGTGCTCTGCGTTGCTGCCGTAGCGTCGCACCCAGTTGCCGAATGCCTCGGCAGGCATCGGCCGGCTGATGTGGAATCCCTGGGCGCGCTCGCAGCCATGGGCCGCCAGCCATTGCAGGGCGGCCGGTGATTCCACGCCCTCGGCGACCACCTCGAGGCCGAGGCTGTGGGCCAGGTCCAGGGTCGAGCGGACGATGGCGGCGTCGTCCCGGTCCTGCGGCAGCTCCATGACGAAGGTGCGGTCGATCTTCAGCTCGTCCACCGGCAGGCGCTTGAGCTGCGCCAGCGAGGAGTACTTGGTGCCGAAGTCATCGATGGAGACGCGCACGCCGAGGTCGCGCAGGCATTCGAGCACCAGGGTGGCGCGCGCAAAGTCCCGCACCAGCGCTTCTTCGGTGATCTCCACGGTGAGGTAGCGCGGCGCGAGGTCGTGGTCGCGAAGCAGCTGCAGGATGAACACCGGCAGGTGCTGGTCGAGCAGGTCGCGGCCCGAGAGATTCACCGAGACCGAGATGTCGAGCCCGTCCTCCACCCACAGGCGGCACTCGCGCACCGCCGCGGTCAGCGCCCAGTGGGTGACCAGGGAGATGTTGCCGAACTGCTCGGCAATGCCGATGAACTCGCCCGGCGGCAGCCAGCCGAAGCTCGGGTGGTCCCAGCGCACCAGCGCCTCGGCGCCGCAGACGCGTCCATCGGCCAGCGACACCTTCGGCTGCAGGTACAGCTTCAGTTCATCGTGGCGCACGGCGCGGCGCAGGTCGCCGAGGATGGCCAGCTGGCGGACGCGGCGTTCCTCGCGCCCGTCCTGGTAGACATGGACGGGTTCGTGGGCGTTGCGGGCGTCGTTCCTCGCCACGCTCGCCCGCAGCAGCAGCTGATTGGCGTCGCGGCCATGCTCGGGATAGAGCGCGATACCCACCACGGCGTCGAGACTGATGTTGACGTCGCGCACCGAGAGCCCCACGCCCAGCAGGCGCAGCAGGTCCTCGGCCAGCTCCCGCGCCGCGTCGAGGCCGAGGCCGTCGAGGATGATCAGGAACTCGTCACCTTCCAGCCGCGCCACCGTATGCCGGGCGTCGGCACTGGCCCGCAGCCGCTCGGCAGCCTGCGACAGCAGCGCATCGCCGATCTCGTGGCCGAGGGCCGCGGCGATGTCGGCGAAGCTGCCGAGCTCGACGACCAGCAGGCTTACCGGTGTCGAGGCGGCCTGTGCCCTGGTGACGGCCTCCTCCAGCCGCTCCAGCGCGAACAGGCGGTTGGGCAGGCCGGTGAGGGCGTCGTACTGCGCCTGGTAGGTGATGCGCGCCTCGCGTTCGGCGATGCCGCCCTGCATGGTGTTGAAGGCGCCGGCCAGCATGCCGAGTTCATCCCTGGCGGCCACCTCCACCGGACGGCTGTAGTCGCCGCCGCGGATGCGTGCGGCCGCCGCAGCCAGGTTCCGCACCGGGTGGGTGATGGCGCGGGTGACGATCGCTCCCCCGGCCAGCGCCACCAGCAGCGCGAACAGGCCGACGCCCAGGGCGGACCAGCGCAACAGCCGGTAAGGGGCCATCGCCTGTTCCACCGACTGGAACAGCAGCACCTGGGCATCGGGGTATCCGGGCACCAGCACCTTGTGGGCCACGATGTAGTCGGTGCCGCGGATGCGGGCCTCGAGCGTCGCGCCGGTGGTGTCATCGATATCCGCGAGTCGCCCGCCGATCCCGGCCAGGTCGATGTCCTGCAGCGAGGAGCCGACCACCCGCAGGCTGTCCCCGGATCCGGTGACGAAGGCGATGTCCTGGCCGCCGAAGGCGGCGATGCGTCGCGCTCTCGTGTCGTTCAGCGCCACGCCCGTCACCAGCCAGCCGACGGCCTGTCCGCCGGGTTCGTGGAGGGCGACCGTCGTCACATGGTAGGCAGCATTTCCGGTCTCCAGCACGCCACGCGCGGCCTCCTGGCCGGCCGCGATGCGCAGCAGACCGGGCAGCACATCCGGCAGGGACTGCGCACTCCCGGTGCCGGCCAGTACCCGGCCGCCCGCGTCGAGTACGACCGCCAGATCGGTGTCGGACTGAGCCATGGAGCGCGCCAGCGCACGCGCCAGGGCAGGGCGATCGGCCGCGGCACTGGCCCGCATGAACTGCGGATCCCCGGCGAGGATGGCCATGGCTTCCCGCAGGCGCTCCGAATGCAGCTTCATGGCGCGATCGAGGACGTCGCCCGAGGTCGCGAGATCGGTGCGGATGCGCTGTTCGACTTCGTGGCTGGCGGTGAACAGCAGCGCGCCGATGGTCCCCGCCTGGGTCAGGACCACGAGCAGCGCGGCGAGCGCGAGGATCTTGAGGCGTAGGCTCCGCATCAGGGAGAGTCGGGCACCGGATGAAGTTATGCCTGTAAGATGCTATCGGGGCAGCCGGCCGGATTATGTGTAATCCGTCACGGCTCCTTCGGCATGGCAGCGCAGGCAGGGGAGAAAGCGTGACCAAGGTCTCGACCATGAAGCCGTTCGCGCCGGGGGACATCTTCCTGGGATGCACCTACCTGAACGACCCCCAGGATGACCATGCCGGCGAAGGGCGCATCCTGCAGTTCGATCGCGACCTGGTACCCAGGGGGACCCTGTACACCGAAGGCACGACGCACCTGGTGATCAACCTCGGCTTTGGCCCCGACGGCACGCTGTGGGCCTTCGATCCGTTCGCGCGCTGCGTGGTACGCGTGGGGCGCGACGGGCGGCAGCTGCCCGCCTTCGATACCGGCGGTCGTGCCTGGGGCAATGTGGCGTTCGGCCCCGATGGCAGCATCTACCTCGGCGAGTACCTCAAGGGCAACCGTCCCTACAAGGGTGGCGACATGCGGCTGCTGCCCGGCACCGGCGTGGTGGGCCATGGCCGCATCCAGAAGCGTGGCGCGGATCTGTCGGTGATCGCGGAATTCGACAACGAGACCGCCGTGTCGCCCACCGGCTTCCACGGCGTCACCCACACGGCCATGCATCCGGGCGGGCGCATCCTCAGCTACATCACCGACCTCGGCATGCGCGTGATGCGCTTCGACGTGGTCGCCGGCCGCCAGCTGCCGGACCTGGTGGCTTATCCCGGCGGCGCCGAGTACGCCCGCAAGTGGACCACCGGCGTCGCCTACCTGGGCGACGGCACGCTGCTGCTCCTGCGCGGCAGCTTCATCGATTTCGTCGACGAGGCCGGCAGGACCCTGCGCAGCATCCAGCTGGACGAGTATGGCTACGCCATGATCCGCGTTTGCCGGGACGAACGCTTTGCGCTGGTGGCGAACATCTTCACCGGCGTCATGTCGCGTGTGGACCTGCAGGAAGGCCGCATCCGCGGCCAGATCGACACCGGTTTCGCCAAGCCCTTCCGCAGCCTCGCCGGGGTCGCCGAGTTCCCCGGCTGAGGCCGCGCGGACCGGGGGGAGGCGCCATGCACCAGCGGCTGCGATTCCAGATTGCCGCGCAGCCCGATGAAGTCACCTGCGGGCCGACCTGCCTGCACGGCATCTACCGCTACCTCGGCGACGACATCGGCCTCGAGGACGTCATCGGCGGCGTCGACATGCTCGGCAGCGGCGGTGGCACGCTGGACGTCTTCCTGGCCAACCATGCCCTGGCACGCGGTTACCGCGTCACGCTGTACACCTACAACCTGCGGCTGTTCGATCCCACCTGGGCCCTGCTGCCGGTCGGCGACCTGATGGCCAGGCTGCAGGCCCAGGCAGCCGCCAAGGATGACGCCAAGCTGAAGCTCGCCAGCAGCGGCTATATTCGCTTCCTCGAACTCGGCGGCAAGCTGCGTTTCGAGGACCTGCGTCCCGCGCTGCTGCGACGCTTCCTCGGCCGTGGCGTGCCGGTGATGACCGGGCTCTCGGCCACCTACCTCTACCAGGCCCGGCGCGAGATTCCGGAGACTTGCGTGGCCGACGACGTGCGTGGCCAGCCCGCCGGGCATTTCGTCGTGCTGTCGGGTTATGATCGCGCCACCCGGCTGGTCGATGTCGCCGATCCCTACGAATGGAATCCCATCAGCGGCCAGCGCTACTACTCGGTAGACCTCCATCGGCTCATCAACGCCGTGCTCCTCGGCAGCCTGACCTATGACGCCAACCTGCTCGTGATCGAGGTGCCGAGGCGCCGTCGATGGCTACGCTGATCGTGGTGGACGAGCCGCGGGACTGGCCCCTGCAGATCCCGTCGGCCGAGGTGGTGGCGGCGCGCAGCTACCTGACCGAGGCGCGTTTCAGCGCCCTGCGGCGCCCGCGCGTGTACAACCTCTGCGAGTCCTACGCCTACCAGGCGAGCGGCTACTACGTCTCGCTGCTGGCGGCTGCCCGCGGCCACCGCCCGCTGCCCGACGTGCTGACCATGCAGGACATCAAGTCCCCGGCGCTGATCCGGCCCACCGAGGAACTCGAGGAGCTGATGCAGCGCTCGCTCCAGGACATGGCCGAGGAGCGCTTCGAGCTCAGCGTCTACTTCGGCCACCATCCGGAGTCGAGGTTCCAGCGCCTCGCCCAGGCGCTGTTCAACCTGTTCCCGGTGCCGCTGCTCAAGGCGAGCTTCCTCAGGCGCCCGAAATGGCGCCTGCAGGGCCTGCGGCCGATTCCGGTGGGCGACATCCCGGCCGGGCAGCGCGAGTTCCTCCGCGGCGCCATCGAGCAGCACTTCGCGCGGCGCATGCCGGCGCCGAAGGCGCCGGCGGTGCGCCATGAGCTGGCCATCCTCGTCAACCCTGCCGACCGGTCGCCACCCTCGGATCCGCCGGCGCTGCGGCGCTTCGAGCGCGCCGCCGAAGCCCACGGCTTCGAGGTCGAGATCATCGGCCCCGACGACTTCGGCCGGCTCGCCGAGTTCGATGCGCTGTTCATCCGCGAGACCACCCAGGTCAACCACCACACCTACCGCTTCGCCAGCCGGGCACGTGCCGAGGGGCTCATCGTCATCGATGACCCGGACTCCATCGTGCGCTGCGCCAACAAGGTGTACCTGGCCGAGCTCATGACCCGCCTCGGCATCCCGACGCCGCGGACCGTCATTGCCCATCGCAACAACGTCGAGCGCGTGGCCAGCGAACTCGGCCTGCCCTGCGTGCTCAAGCAGCCGGACAGCAGCTTCTCCCAGGGCGTGGTGAAGGTGCAGGATGCGGGCGAACTGCGCGCAGCGCTGCGCCAGCTGCTCGAGCGCAGCGATCTGGTGGTGGCCCAGGAGTTCGTGCCCACCTCCTTCGACTGGCGCGTTGGCGTGCTCGATCGCCGGCCACTCTACGTCTGCCGCTATTTCATGGCGCGCAACCACTGGCAGATCTACAAGCAGCAGGCCGGCGGCAAGCTGACCGGCGGGCGCTGGGAAACGCTGCGGGTGGAGGAGGCGCCGGCCGGGGTGGTGGAGCTCGGCCTGCGCGCGGCCAATGCCATCGGCGACGGCTTCTATGGCGTCGACATCAAGGAGATCGGCGGGCGCCATGTGGTGATGGAGGTCAACGACAACCCCAGCGTCGAGCGCGGCGTCGAGGACCAGGCACTCGGCGATGCGCTGTACGAGCGGGTGATGCAGGTGTTCCGCGCGCGGCTCGAGGCGGCCCGCGGCGGCAACGGCCGCTGAGTCCGGCCATGCTGCGGCTGTTCCAGGGTTTCGGCATCGAGCTCGAGTACATGCTCGTCGCCGCCGACAGCCTCGACGTCGCGCCGCGGGCGGACTGGCTGCTGGCGGAGGCCGCCGGCGACATCACCGGCGAGTACTGCCATGGCGACATGGCCTGGAACAACGAGCTGGCGCTGCACGTCATCGAATTCAAGCTGAACGGCCCGGCACCGGGCCTTGGCGGCCTGGCCGCGCGCTTCCATGGCGAGATCGCCAGGGCCAACGCGCTGCTGGCGGGCCGCGGCCTGGCGCTGATGCCCTCGGCCATGCACCCGTGGATGGATCCGTCGCGGGAACTGCGGCTCTGGCCCCACGACAACCGCGAGGTCTACGACTGCTTCGACCGCATCTTCTCCTGCAAGGGGCACGGCTGGGCCAACCTGCAGAGCATGCACATCAACCTGCCCTTCGCCGACGACCGGGAGTTCGCCGCCCTGCACGCGGCGGTGCGTTTCCTCCTGCCGCTGATGCCGGGTCTTGCGGCCAGCTCGCCGGTGATGGATGCGCGGCTCACCGGCATCGCCGACAACCGGCTCGATGTCTACCGCGGCAACTGCCGGCGCATCCCCTCGGTGACCGGCGAGGTGGTGCCCGAGCCGGTGTATGGCATCGCCGAGTACCAGCGGCGCATCCTCGGGCGCATCTACGCCGACCTGGCGCCGCTTGACCCGCAGGGCCTGCTGGCCGAGGAGTGGGTCAATGCGCGGGGCGCGATCCCGCGCTTCGGGCGCATGGCGCTGGAGATCCGCGTGCTCGACGTGCAGGAATGCCCGCGCATGGACCTCGCCTTCGCGCAGCTCATCGTCGCGGTGCTGCGCTCGCTCTGCGAGGAACGGCACTGCGACCTGCGGTCGCTGCAGGACCGGGACACCGCCGGGCTGGCACGCTACCTGGCCGCGACCATCGTCGATGCCGAGGCCACCGAGATCCACGACAGCGGCTATCTCGCCGCGCTGGGCTACCGCGGCAGCAGTATCCGCGTCGGCCAGCTCTGGGGTGTCCTCGCCGAGCGCGCGGCGCAGGCGGGGGCGCTGGACCGCGATGCTGAGCGAGCGCTGGAACACTATCTGCGCCATGGCACGCTCGCCACGCGCATCGTCGCGGCGCTGCCGCGCGAGCCGGGCCGCAGTGACCTGGAGCGCGTGTACCGCCAGCTCTGCCAGTGCCTGGCGATGGACGAGCCCTATGCCGCGCCGTCGCGCCGCTGAGCCGGCGCCGCGCACGGCGCTGCGGCTGCTGTTGAGCTGCGAGCACGGCGGCAACCGCGTGCCGGTGCCGTACCGTCGGCTCTTTGCAGGCCGGCAGCGGCTGCTCGCCTCGCACCGCGGCCTGGACATCGGCGCGCTGGCGGCGGCACGCGCATTGCAGCGGCGGCTCGACGCGCCGCTGGTCGCGGCGACCGTGACCCGGCTGCTGGTCGACCTCAACCGCTCCATCGGCCATCCGGCGCTGTTCTCCGGGCCATCCCGGCGCCTGGCCGCGGAGGAGCGCGAGCGGGTGCTCGCACGCCACTATCATCCGTATCGCCGGCTGCTGCGCGCCTGGGTCGCCAGCCACCTCGACCGCGGCGAGCAGGTGCTGCACCTGTCGGTGCACTCCTTCACGCCGGTCCTCGATGGCCAGCGGCGCAATGCCGACGTGGGCCTGCTCTATGACCCGGCGCGTGCGGAGGAGGCGGCGTTCTGCCGTGAGTGGCAGTCGCGGATGGCGGTGTGCGCCCCCGACTGGAAGCTGCGGCGCAACTACCCGTACCGGGGTACCGCCGACGGCCTGGTGGTGGCGCTGCGCCGCCATTTCGCCGCGCAGCCCTACCTCGGCATCGAGCTGGAACTCAACCAGGCTCGTTTGAAGGCCCCTGCGGTGGCGGCCGCGCTGCTGGCGGACCTGGCCGCGACCCTGCCGTCCTGAGCGCATGGGCTTGCTATAGTCCGCCATCGGGCGGTGGCGGGCGCCAGCGCCGGTCGGGCATCGCGGGGGAGCAGACCATGATCAGGAATCACAAGGCATTTCCATCGCTGGCCCTGGTGCTGGCCGGCCTCGTCATGGCGGGTCCCGTGCGGGCGGCGGGAGACGTCAACTTCCAGCCCGATCCGCTCGAGCCGGGTCGCCATCCGATGATCCCCCACGACCACGGCCCGGAGGCCACCGCCGAGTTGCGTGCCAACATCCCGGTGTTCGCGACCATGCCCGACAACGTGCTGCACATGATCATGAACAGCATGCGGGCCGACTACGCCTGGTACATCAGCCCGGCACAGGTCCGGGGCAAGGTGGGCCTGCTGGTGCTCAACCACGGGGTCAGCGAGCCTTCGGACCAGACCTTCCGCTCGCGGCTGGAACCGCTGGCGGCGCGGCAGCCGACGGCGATTGCCTTCGGCATGGCCATGACGACCAGCCAGGCGCTGCAGCAGGCCGCCGATGAACTCAACGCCGCGGGCGTGGAGACCATCGTCGCGGTGGACTACGGCACCAGCGATTACCGCTCGTTGCGCCGGCAGTGGCAGTACATCCTCGGCCTGCGCGGGCAGGCGGCGTATGCGAAGGTGCC
Coding sequences:
- a CDS encoding thiopurine S-methyltransferase, whose product is MDHAFWMERWKLGQIGFHRSDVNGMLLRHHAVLGAASRVLVPLCGKSLDLDWLAAQGHEVVGIELSRLAADAFFAEHRLQPTVEVLPAATRLKAGRIEILCGDFFAIGAQDLGRVDAWYDRAALIALPAAMRGAYVDHLAKLLAPGARGLLVTLDYTPATAQGPPFAVDEAEVRARHARDFTVTSLERNDVLGQEPRFQERGITAMHEQAYALRRRPSGGEATG
- a CDS encoding SDR family oxidoreductase, with product MFQPFSALTRRLALALLACTAVACTGMGKPSKTVLVAGATGQTGMQIVRHLQQQGYRVRALVRDTDKAREQLGADVDYVQGDVKDAAAVKTATAGAFAVISSIGARGKDGPDRPEMIDYQGVRNLVDAARAARVRQFVLISSRGVTQADHPLNRMFGNVLVWKLKGEDYLRASGLAYTVIRPGGLLNEPGGISDIAFEQGDTPVGTRVLSIPREDVAIVCVEALRHPEAKFRTFEVHRLAGPPPADWQARFAALRPDPAR
- a CDS encoding DUF423 domain-containing protein — its product is MPRLSRTLFLIAGVSLMLAAMLSAYGFHGLPGKVPEAKLASWGWATQFQIHHSIGLIIIGFMLAKAPASKLLRLAAALMMTGLVLFPGSIYATTFGAPEMLVEVAPLGGSSFMAAWLLTGIAGWRLPAA
- a CDS encoding LEA type 2 family protein, producing the protein MLVSMGLVLLAPACSLVEPEPLDPPAVTLRSLEPEALGINSQVFRARLGLFNPNTVPLKISRGELRLELGGVGAATGRTLAPLEVPPGAAVDADIRVTTHLLRDGPALLRALTADATGQGLEYSLEGVVYVERRGPDRLPIAASGRIGLPVPPAGPVPPAGFTPPARGDSGQAL
- a CDS encoding EAL domain-containing protein; protein product: MRSLRLKILALAALLVVLTQAGTIGALLFTASHEVEQRIRTDLATSGDVLDRAMKLHSERLREAMAILAGDPQFMRASAAADRPALARALARSMAQSDTDLAVVLDAGGRVLAGTGSAQSLPDVLPGLLRIAAGQEAARGVLETGNAAYHVTTVALHEPGGQAVGWLVTGVALNDTRARRIAAFGGQDIAFVTGSGDSLRVVGSSLQDIDLAGIGGRLADIDDTTGATLEARIRGTDYIVAHKVLVPGYPDAQVLLFQSVEQAMAPYRLLRWSALGVGLFALLVALAGGAIVTRAITHPVRNLAAAAARIRGGDYSRPVEVAARDELGMLAGAFNTMQGGIAEREARITYQAQYDALTGLPNRLFALERLEEAVTRAQAASTPVSLLVVELGSFADIAAALGHEIGDALLSQAAERLRASADARHTVARLEGDEFLIILDGLGLDAARELAEDLLRLLGVGLSVRDVNISLDAVVGIALYPEHGRDANQLLLRASVARNDARNAHEPVHVYQDGREERRVRQLAILGDLRRAVRHDELKLYLQPKVSLADGRVCGAEALVRWDHPSFGWLPPGEFIGIAEQFGNISLVTHWALTAAVRECRLWVEDGLDISVSVNLSGRDLLDQHLPVFILQLLRDHDLAPRYLTVEITEEALVRDFARATLVLECLRDLGVRVSIDDFGTKYSSLAQLKRLPVDELKIDRTFVMELPQDRDDAAIVRSTLDLAHSLGLEVVAEGVESPAALQWLAAHGCERAQGFHISRPMPAEAFGNWVRRYGSNAEHAGHIARAEAV
- a CDS encoding RimK family protein — protein: MATLIVVDEPRDWPLQIPSAEVVAARSYLTEARFSALRRPRVYNLCESYAYQASGYYVSLLAAARGHRPLPDVLTMQDIKSPALIRPTEELEELMQRSLQDMAEERFELSVYFGHHPESRFQRLAQALFNLFPVPLLKASFLRRPKWRLQGLRPIPVGDIPAGQREFLRGAIEQHFARRMPAPKAPAVRHELAILVNPADRSPPSDPPALRRFERAAEAHGFEVEIIGPDDFGRLAEFDALFIRETTQVNHHTYRFASRARAEGLIVIDDPDSIVRCANKVYLAELMTRLGIPTPRTVIAHRNNVERVASELGLPCVLKQPDSSFSQGVVKVQDAGELRAALRQLLERSDLVVAQEFVPTSFDWRVGVLDRRPLYVCRYFMARNHWQIYKQQAGGKLTGGRWETLRVEEAPAGVVELGLRAANAIGDGFYGVDIKEIGGRHVVMEVNDNPSVERGVEDQALGDALYERVMQVFRARLEAARGGNGR
- a CDS encoding glutamate--cysteine ligase, producing the protein MLRLFQGFGIELEYMLVAADSLDVAPRADWLLAEAAGDITGEYCHGDMAWNNELALHVIEFKLNGPAPGLGGLAARFHGEIARANALLAGRGLALMPSAMHPWMDPSRELRLWPHDNREVYDCFDRIFSCKGHGWANLQSMHINLPFADDREFAALHAAVRFLLPLMPGLAASSPVMDARLTGIADNRLDVYRGNCRRIPSVTGEVVPEPVYGIAEYQRRILGRIYADLAPLDPQGLLAEEWVNARGAIPRFGRMALEIRVLDVQECPRMDLAFAQLIVAVLRSLCEERHCDLRSLQDRDTAGLARYLAATIVDAEATEIHDSGYLAALGYRGSSIRVGQLWGVLAERAAQAGALDRDAERALEHYLRHGTLATRIVAALPREPGRSDLERVYRQLCQCLAMDEPYAAPSRR
- a CDS encoding N-formylglutamate amidohydrolase; the encoded protein is MPRRRAAEPAPRTALRLLLSCEHGGNRVPVPYRRLFAGRQRLLASHRGLDIGALAAARALQRRLDAPLVAATVTRLLVDLNRSIGHPALFSGPSRRLAAEERERVLARHYHPYRRLLRAWVASHLDRGEQVLHLSVHSFTPVLDGQRRNADVGLLYDPARAEEAAFCREWQSRMAVCAPDWKLRRNYPYRGTADGLVVALRRHFAAQPYLGIELELNQARLKAPAVAAALLADLAATLPS